The genomic interval TTATTTTAGCTCCCCACCCACCTTTAGCGGATGATAATCGTCCGGTCTATCCTACTATTTATATTACAGGTTCTGATGGCAAAGCATCAACTATGAATACTATGGTTAATGATGTAACTTCTGATCGAGATACTCGGGCTAGAAAGGGACTGACAATCGTCGTTGATACAGATAATAATTATTCACTTAAAGTGACTGGTAAAATTGATAAGCATAATACATATCCAACGATAGAAGTGGGAAGGGTCAAAGGGACCAATAATTCTTTGAAGTACGAGGGTTCTTTAAAAGCGATTATGTCTTATCTTGGTAAGCATTATAATATTCCTTATGCGAATGTTTTAGGATATTCTGCAGGAGGTTCAGGTGTTTACCGTTATTTAATTGAATATGGATATGACCGTAGCCTTCCTCCAATAAAAAAATGGGTCTCTCTTGATGGTCAATTTAATGCCAGTACTCCACAACCGGATCAAACGCTAGCCCAAGTTTTGACGGATGGTCCTAAAGTTAAGACGAAATATTATGATTATTGGTTGCAAAATTATGAACGAGTTGATAAAAGTATTCAAGCGGTGTTGCTTGCGGGAGATTACGATAGTGAAAAGCAAACCGATGGTACAGTTCCTTGGGCGGATAGTTTTTCAATCTATCGTTTACTGATGAAAAATGGAAATTCTGTAGTTCATTATCTTATTAAGGGCAAAGATACATCACATGCTGAAATGCCTCATAATAAACAAGCAATCAATTATATTAAAGTGTTCTTTTATGAATAAAAAGAACGTTAAAAAATTTTAAATTGAAATGACTTTTCATAAAGGTCATTTTTTATTATTAAATCTAGGCTAAATACAAGATATAGTTTACAAAATTTATTCAAAAGAAGACTTGGCGCAATTGATTGACAGTTTGCTTCAAGTCAAGGTATAATAACAGCATGGATATAAAGAATGGTTTATTTATTATTGGGGTAATCCCAACAATACTTTTTGCAGTATTGACGTTTATTTTTTGGTGGAAAATTAGAAAACTGAAGGATTTAAGAACGTTACGATTGGGGCGTTTATCATTTTTTGCTTTGCTCTTTTTGTGGATTACAATTAATGGAATTATTGGTTCAGGATTAGTATTAACCGAATTGCATCAAAATGTACTTTTATTATTACTTATTGCTGAAGCAGTTGTGATGTTCTTAATCATACCAATGATAATCGGTATTATTGTACCTATAAGTATCGTTGTGTTAACAATAAAGATGTGGCGCAGAGAATCAAAATCGATAGGGAATCTTTTATTGCCTATTGTTGTGTTGACCTTTTTAGTAGTTGACTGGATTCATCTTTCAATGGGCAGATTACCGGATAGTTGGATTTGGTTAAAAATATTAGGAATGGTTTATCCCATTCTTTCAATTTATCTTGCTTGGCAGTTTGGAATTTTCTTTTTATCAAGTTGGGTCTATGGTCGGCGTGTTCGAAAACAAAGAGCAAATTACTATGTTGTCCTAGGCGCAGGGTTAATTCAGGGAGAACATGTGGGTAAATTGTTAGGAAATCGAATTTTGGCAGCGGTCAAAGCTGTCCGCGATAATGAAACAATTTTAGTTTTTTCAGGTGGACAAGGTCCTGATGAGAAAGTTTCTGAAGCTAGAGCTATGCAACGGTATGCGGTTGAAGTTCTTGGTTTTCCGATTGAGCGGACAATGCTTGAAGATCAATCAAGAACAACTTACGAAAACCTGGTTTTTTCTTCTCAATTGATTAGGGAAAAATTTCTGTTCTTCACTTCTGATTACCATGTTTTTCGAGCAGCTCTTTTTGCAGCAATGTTAAAACTTGAAGCTCAAGGTGGGAAGGGTGGAAAGACAGCTATGTATTATCGTGTTCCAGCTTTTATTCGTGAATTTATTGCTGTTTTAAATTATGAAAAGAAAAAACATATGATACGAGTAGGAATCATTGTGGCTATCTTTTTGAGTATTGCTATTGTTTCACAAATTGGCTATTTTTGGAATCAAAGATAATAAAAAGTTACTGACAACTTTCTGTCAGTAACTTTTTTGGTTACAAATAAATACTTTTTTCGTATAGTAAGATATGTTGACAGCAATTGATGAAAATGGACAAGTAGTAAACTTATTAGAAATAGAAGTAAAAGAACTGACAGGAAAATATTTTTGTCCTTCTTGTAAATCAGAGTTATTTATAAAAAATGGTGAAATAAAGATGACTCACTTTGCTCATAAATCTCTCAAAGCTTGCGACTTATGGCTTGAAAACGAATCTGAACAACATTTAGGATTAAAAAAAGCACTCTATCAACGGTTTAAAAAAACTGATAAGGTGGAAATTGAAGCTTATATTCCTGAATTTAAGCAGAGGCCAGATTTATTGGTAAATGATAAAATAGCTATTGAAATTCAATGTTCTCATCTTTCTACGAAACGTTTAAAAGAAAGGACAGAGAATTATCAAGTCCACGGTTTTACGGTACTTTGGCTTATGGGGCAAGATTTATGGTTAAAAGAGCAAATAACAGAACTTCAAAAAAATCTAGTCTATTTTTCAGAAAATAGAGGTTTCTATTATTGGGAGTTAGATTTCAAAGCTCAGAAGATGAGATTAAAATCCCTGATTCATGAAGATTTGCGTGGAAAAATTATTTATTTACAAGAAGAAATTCCTTTTGGGGAAGGACGACTTATTGAGCAATTACGACTGCCTTTTTTATCACAAAAGTTACTGACAATACCACTTATTGTTGATCTTAAACTAGCAGAATTTATTCGTCAGCAACTTTATTATTGTTCACCAAAATGGTTGAAACTTCAGGAAAAATATTACCAAAGAGGTGAAAATTTGTTGAATTTGACTTTTGAACGTTCATTTATTGCTCCTTTGGGATTGAACTTACTTGAAGTTTTTGATGATAAAATTCCTTTACATAAATTTACTCAAATTAAGCAGAATATTAATCTTTATTATGAAAACTTTTTAATAAATTTTCAGCAAAATAGCTTTAAGGCAGTCTATCCTCCCCGTTTCTATGCTATAATGAAAAAGCAGAAGAAGGATATGAATGAATGAAATTCTGCTAATAAGTTTTTAATGTGAATAAAAATTAATTTGAGTAAAAAGGAGTGATCTTCATGGCTAAGAACAGAAATGAAATTCCTGAAAAATTAACTTGGGATTTGACAACAATTTATAAAACAGATAAAGAATGGGAAGCAGAGTTAACTAGAATAAAAAGTGAACTTTCACTCGTTGAAGAGACAGACCCCGGTCATTTACTTGATTCAGCTGAAAGTCTTCTGATAATTACCGAAAAAATGTTATCCATTTCTCAACAAGTTGAAAAACTATATGTTTATGCTTCAATGAAAAATGACCAAGATACCATAGAGGCTAAGTATCAGGAGTATCAGTCAAAAGCAACAGCCCTCTATGTGAAATTCGGAGAGGTCTATGCCTTCTATGAACCTGAGTTTTTGAAAATTTCAAAAGAAGTCTATAACAAATGGTTGGGGGAGCTTAAAAAATTAAAAAACTATGACCATATGTTTGAGCGCCTTTTTGCAAAAAAAGCTCATATTCTTAGTCAAAAAGAGGAAAAGTTATTGGCTGCGGCTGGTGAAATTTTTGAAAGTCCTTCAGAAACTTTTGAAATTTTTGATAATGCGGATATTAAGTTACCTATGGTCAAAAATGAATCTGATGAGATGATCCAACTCACGCATGGAAATTACTCTTCCTTAATGGAAAGTAAGAATAGAGGAGTACGAAAAGCAGCCTACAAAGCACTTTATAGTAATTATGAACAATATCAGCATACTTATGCAAAGACCTTACAGACTAATGTAAAAGTCCATAATCTTAATGCCCAAATCCGCTCTTATGATTCAGCCCGTCAAGCTGCTCTGGCTAATAATTTTGTTCCAGAAAAAGTTTACGATGTTTTGATGGAGGCCATTCATCAACATTTGCCACTTTTACATCGTTATATTGAACTACGCAAGAAAATTTTAGGAATTACTGATTTAAAGATGTATGATATCTATACTCCATTATCTAATTTAGATTATAAATTTAACTATGAAGATGGAGTGAAAAAAGCAGAAGAAGTTTTAGCGATATTTGGTAAAGAATATAAAGGAAAAGTTAAAGCAGCTTTTGAACAAAGATGGATTGATGTCGAAGAAAATATCGGAAAACGTTCGGGTGCTTATTCAGGTGGATCTTATGATACCAATGCTTTTATGCTTCTAAATTGGCAAGAAACGTTAGATGATCTTTTTACTTTAGTTCATGAAATGGGGCACTCAATGCATAGTGCTTTCACGCGTGAAAACCAACCATATGTTTATGGGGATTATCCAATCTTTTTAGCTGAAATTGCCTCAACTACAAATGAAAATATTTTAACTGAAACTTTATTAAAGGAAAGTAAAGATGATAAGGAGCGCTTCGCCCTTTTGAACCACTGGCTTGATAGTTTCCGTGGAACTGTTTTCCGTCAGAGTCAATTTGCCGAATTTGAACAAAAAATTCATGAAGCAGATGCTGCCGGTGAAGTTTTAACAAGTGAATACTTAAACTCACTTTATGGCGAAATAAATGAAAAATACTATAATTTAGCAGTCAAAGAAAATCCAGAAATTCAGTATGAATGGGCTAGAATTCCGCATTTTTATTATAATTTCTATGTTTTTCAATACGCAACAGGTTTTGCTGCGGCAACTTTCTTAGCTGAAAAAGTTGTTCATGGTTCAGATGAGGATCGTCAAAAATATCTTGAATATTTGAAGGCAGGTTCCTCAGCTTATCCTTTAGAAGTAATTGCCAAAGCTGGAGTTGATATGGAATCTACCGATTATTTAGATGCCGCCTTTGAGCTTTTTAAAAATCGATTGAGTGAATTAGAAAAATTAGTTGAAAAAGGAGTTCATCTTTAAAAATGGTTGAAACATATAAACGTACAAGTAACCCCATGATGAATCGACCAGTTGTCAAAGCAGAATTAGTAGAATGGATGCGTTCAAGTCAAACACAAATAACCGGAGAACTTGCAGAAGTACTGAAATTTGCTAAAGAAAATAATATTCCAGTTATCCCACATGAGACAGTTATTTATTTTCAAATGTTGTTGAGTTTGTTGCAGCCAAAAAGAATTCTCGAAATCGGAACAGCAATTGGTTTTTCGGCTCTCATAATGGCTCAAGAGGTTCCAAATGCGGAGATTGTAACAATTGACCGTAATCCTGAAATGATTGAGTTAGCCAAAAAAAATCTGGGCAAGTATGACCATCGAAACCAAATTATTCTTAAAGAGGGTGATGCTGCAGATATTTTGAAAGAGTTATCGGGCTCATTTGATGTAATCTTTATGGACTCAGCTAAATCAAAATATATCGAATTCCTACCAATTGCTCTAGATCTACTATCTGAAAATGGAGTGATTTTAATGGATGATATTTTTCAAGGTGGAGAAATATTGACCCCAATTATGGAAATCAAAAGAAATCAGCGGGCGCTAGAGCGTGGCTTACGCAAGCTTTTTGATGAGGTCTTAGATAATCCGAAATATTTAACAAGTATTCTCCCACTTGGAGATGGCTTGTTGATGATAAAAAAAGCATAAATTAAACTTTTAGGTTGTCAATTTGCTGATTCATTTTTTGGTGTATTTAAAGCTTTATTTAATTTTTTATGATATAATTGCAACAAGTTAAAAATAAAAGGATGTTTTAGGACACATTAACTACAAACATCGAATCATGCGAAGGAGAATATCTTGAAATTCAAAAAACTCGGATTAGTTATGACTACTGTCTTTGCCGGAGCCGCATTGGTAACCTTATCTGGTTGCTCAAGTAGCGATTCAGCAAGCAAGGATATCATCACAATGAAAGGTGATACCATTCGCGTTTCTGATTTATACAAGGAAGCCAAACAATTTCCATCACAACCGACAAATACATTACTTCAAAATTTAACTTTTGACAAAATTTTTACTAAAGACTTTGGAAAAGAAGTAACCGATAAAGATGTCAGCAAAAAAGTTAAGTCAATTAAAGACCAATATGGTAGCCAATTTTCATCTGCTTTGCAACAACAAGGCTTGACTGAAGCAAGTTTCACACCATACATGCGTACACAAATGCTTGAACAAGCAGCGATTGACCATGAAATCAAAGAAACTCAATATACAGATGCTAATCTTAAAAAAGCTTGGGAATCTTACCATCCAGATGTAACAGCTTATGTTGTTTCTGAAACATCAAAAGATGCAGCAACAAAAGCGTTGGATGCCGCTAAAAAAGATGATGCTGGTAAAGCAAGCTTTGAAAAAACAAATGCTGAAAGCAAAGTAACATTTAATTCAACTTCAACAAGTGTTCCAACAGAAGTTCAAACAGCTGCTTTCAAATTGAAAAATGGCGAGTTTTCAGATGTCATTGAATCAACAAGTTCATCAACAGGTGCTACTTCATACTATATTGTCGAAATGGTAAAAACATCTGAAAAAGGAACTGACATGAACAAGTACAAAAAAGAACTTCAAAATGTCATTAAAACTGAAAAAGAACAAGATACAACATTTGTAAGTGGAGTTATTGCTAAATACCTCAAAAAGAATAACGTAACTGTGAAAGAATCTGCATTTGCATCACTCTTCTCACAATTTACACAAACATCAAGTTCTTCATCATCTAAATAATTTAGATAATAGAAATTAACTTTAAAGAGAGCTCTAAATGGTGAGAATGAGCAAGTTAAAAAAAGTGCTTATAGCAGCGATAACTGCTTTAACAACCGAACTAAGATGATAGAAATTCTATCGTGAATAAGGGTGGTACCGCGGTATAACTGTATACGCCCCTTTGTTTACGGTAGAATTTTATTGTTTTATTGTGAAAATTTTAACAAAGTATATGAAATAAGTTTATTGTTAGACTTTAAACTTTATATAAAAGGAGAAAATAATGAAAACCATGACTTCCGCAGAAGTTCGCCAAATGTTCCTCGACTTTTTCAAATCAAAAGGTCACACTGTGGAACCTTCTCAAAGTCTTGTTCCTGTAAATGACCCAACTTTGCTTTGGATAAATTCAGGAGTAGCAACGCTAAAAAAATATTTTGATGGTTCAGTAGTGCCGGAAAATCCTAGATTGACTAATGCTCAAAAGGCTATCCGGACAAATGATATTGAGAATGTTGGTAAAACAGCACGTCACCATACTATGTTTGAAATGCTCGGTAACTTTTCAATTGGGGATTATTTCCGTAAAGAAGCGATTGCTTTTGCTTGGGAATTATTGACAAGTTCTGAATGGTTTGAATTCCCAGCAGAAAAACTTTACATCACTTATTACCCAGCTGATATGGATACTTATAATCGTTGGGTTGAGGTTGGGGTAGACCCAACACATCTTGTGCCAATTGAAGATAACTTCTGGGAAATTGGTGCTGGTCCTTCTGGTCCAGATACAGAAATTTTCTTTGACCGTGGAGAAGTTTATGACCCAGAACATGTGGGCTTAAAATTGTTGGCGGAAGACATTGAAAATGACCGTTATATTGAAATCTGGAACATTGTTCTTTCACAATTTAATGCCGATCCATCAATCCCTCGTTCAGAATATCCTGAATTGCCACAAAAAAATATTGATACGGGAATGGGACTTGAACGAATGGTTTGCATTATTCAAGGCGGAAAAACAAACTTTGATACAGACTTATTCTTACCAATCATTCGTGAAATTGAAAAACTATCTGGAAAAACATATAGTCCAGACAGCGAAAATATGAGTTTCAAAGTGATTGCTGATCATATTCGCTCACTCTCATTTGCTATCGGTGATGGTGCTTTGCCAGGAAATGAAGGACGTGGTTATGTTTTACGTCGCTTACTTCGTCGCGCGGTTATGCATGGTAAAAAATTGGGAATTCAAGGGAAATTCTTGGCTTCACTCGTTCCGACTGTTGGGAAAATCATGCAATCCTATTATCCAGAAGTGCTTGAAAAAGAAGACTTCATCATGCAAATTATTGATCGTGAAGAAGAAACTTTCAACCGCACGATTGATGCGGGTCAAAAATTGATTGATGAACTTTTGGTAAATCTTAAATCTGAAGGAAAAGATAGACTTGAAGGGGCAGATATTTTCCGCCTCTACGATACCTATGGTTTCCCTGTGGAATTGACAGAAGAATTGGCAGAAGATGAAGGATTCAAAATTGACCACGAAGGATTCAAAGTAGCCATGAAAGCTCAACAAGAGCGTGCACGTGCTGCTGTTGTCAAAGGTGGTTCAATGGGCGCTCAAAATGAAACATTGTCATCTATCGAAGTAGAATCAGAATTCCTTTATGAAGATAAGACTACTCAAGGAAAATTACTTGTAGCTATTCAAGACGATGAAATTGTTGATGAAGTTTCTGGGAAAGCTCAACTTGTTTTTGATGTGACTCCTTTTTATGCTGAAATGGGTGGTCAAGTGGCTGACCATGGAGTAATTAAAGATGCAGAGGGTCAAGTTGTGGCTAATGTATTAGATGTACAACATGCGCCTCATGGCCAAAATCTTCATTCTGTTGAAACTCTTTCACCACTTAAAGTTGGTGAAAGCTATACTTTAGAGATTGACAAAGAACGCCGAGCTGCTGTTGTGAAAAATCATACAGCAACTCACTTACTTCATGCTGCTTTGCATAATATTGTTGGGAATCATGCACTACAAGCTGGTTCACTTAATGAGGTTGAATTCTTACGTTTTGACTTTACGCACTTTGCACAAGTGACTAAAGAAGAATTGGCTGAGATTGAACGTCAAGTTAATGAAGTAATTTGGCAATCATTAAAAGTTGAAACAGTTGAAACTGATATTGCTACAGCCAAAGAAATGGGAGCGATGGCCCTCTTTGGTGAGAAATATGGGAAAAACGTTCGCGTTGTAAAAATTGGTGACTACTCTATCGAACTTTGTGGTGGAACACATACACAAACAACTTCTGAAATTGGTTTATTCAAGATTGTTAAAGAAGAAGGAATTGGTTCTGGTGTTCGCCGGATTATTGCTGTAACAGGTCAAAAAGCTTATGAAGCCTTTAAAGATGCTGAAAATACTTTGAATGAAGTAGCAACAATGGTTAAAGCGCCGCAAACTTCACAAGTTTTAGCAAAAGTTACTAGCTTACAAGATGAGCTTAAAACAGCTCAAAAAGAAAATGATGCTTTGGCTGGAAAACTTGCAGCAAGTCAATCAGATGAAATTTTCAAAAATGTGCAAACAGCTGGTTCTCTCAACTTTATCGCCAGTGAAGTAACTGTTCCTGACGCTAATGGTTTGCGTAATTTGGCAGATATTTGGAAACAAAAAGAGCTTTCAGATGTTCTTGTTTTAGTTGCTAAAATTGGTGAAAAAGTAAGTCTTTTAGTGGCTTCTAAGTCATCAGATGTAAAAGCAGGTAATTTAGTTAAAGAATTAGCACCTTTTGTTGATGGTCGTGGTGGTGGAAAACCAGATATGGCCATGGCTGGTGGTTCAAAAGCAGCAGGAATTCCTGAACTTTTGGCCGCAGTTGCTGAAAAATTAGCCTAAAAAGATAAATATCGTAGATTTTCTACGATATTTTTTATTTTCTGGATATGAGTCAGTAAATTTTTATGGTAAAATGATGAAAATACTTGAAAGAGATGCCTAAAATGAAGATTACAATTTTTGGAGATTCAATTACCAATGGTTTTGGAATGGATGAAGGGGGTTCGTCAAATATTATTGCAAGATTAATTGAGAAAAATGAGCCCAAGCTGAAAGTGGTACTTCATGGAATTAATGGAGATGATACTTATGGTGGACTTCTACGTCTAAAATACGTTCTAGAGGAAGAAGCGGACTTAAATTTTATTTTCTTTGGGGCAAATGATGCTTCGCCTTATCATTTGATTCGACCGGCAGAATTTCGCGAAAATTTATTAAAAATGATTTCGCAGTTGGGTGTAGAAAGAACGGTTTTAATTACTCCTCCTTTTTATAATGATGATGAACCGACACATTATAGTAAGCTTTCCGAGGTTGAACTTTTTAGAGAAGTCATATTAAATTTAGGCAAAGAAAAATCGCTTAAGGTGATTGATATTTTTCAGATAATGAAGAGGTCTGAAAATCCTAAAAATTTGTTGAGAGCTGATGGTTTACATTTTACATCAAGGGCTTATGAGTTGTTGGTCAGAGAGATTTTATCTGTCATTAAAAATCCTTAAATAAATGTTCATTTTGTGGTAAAATGAGGGCATGGTAAAAAATACAGAAGATAAGCCTTTAGCTCAGAACAAAAAGGCTCGGCATGATTATGAAATTTACGAAACTTTTGAAGCAGGAATTGTGCTGACAGGAACGGAGATTAAGTCTGTTCGTCAGGCAAAAATTCAATTAAAAGATGGATTTGCCAGAGTTCGTAATGGAGAAGTTTGGTTATCAAATGTTCATATTGCTCCTTTTGAGCAGGGCAATATTTTTAATGTTGAAGAATTGCGTACGCGAAAACTATTACTAAATAAAAAAGAAATTGCTAAGATTGATAAGGAATTATCAGGGACAGGAATTACTTTTATTCCTTTAAAAGTTTATTTGAAAAATGGCTTTGCTAAGGTTTTGATGGGGCTTGCCCGTGGTAAGAAAGATTACGATAAACGTGAAACGCTCAAACGTAAAGAACAAAATCGGGATATTGCAAGACAAATTAAAGCTTACAACCGTTAAAGAAATCACTGATAAATCTGTCAGTGATTTTTTTACTGACAGAATTGTCAGCTTGCTGATAATTCTTTTATTTACAGCGAAAATATGCCTTCTTTGTCATATTTTATTGACAGATTTACCGTCAGTAAAAAAGTTTCAAGATAAAAATATCGTTTACAATCCATTTACCTTGTATTTACTAAGTGTTTACACCCAGTGCCTTCTTTCGATGATAGAATAGTTTTGTAAGCAAAAACGCTTAACAACTTATTTAGAAATTAATTGGAGAAACTTCTCATGAAAAAGAAAATTCTTGTTGGTCTTATTACTGCTGGTGCATTGTTAACTTTGGCAGCTTGTGGTTCATCAAACGGCTCATCATCTAGTAGCTCAAGTTCTTCTGACAAAGCTCTGTCAGGAAAAATTATTGCTGGAGGTTCAACTGCTCTTCAACCATTAGCACAACAATCGTCAACAGAATTTATGGCAAAAAATACTGGTGTTCAAGTGACTGTGCAAGGTGGTGGTTCTGGTGTTGGTTTGACACAAGTTGCAGCTGGTTCTTTCCAGATTGGGAACTCTGATATTTTTGCTGAAGAAAAATCAGGAATTGATGCTTCTGCAATTACTGACCATAAAGTAGCGGTTGTTGGTTTTGCACCGATTGTTAACGCAAAAATTGATGTTAAAAACTTAACTTCTCAACAATTGCAAGATGTCTTCACAGGTAAGGTGACAAACTGGAAAGATGTGGGCGGTTCAGACCAAAAAATTACGGTTATCGGACGGACTGAGGGTTCTGGAACTCGCGTAAACTTTGATAAATTCGCACTTGGTGGAGCAACAGAGGTTAAAGGCCCAACACAAGATGCTTCAGGTTCAGTTGTTCAAATGGTAGGTCAAACACCAGGAGCGATTTCATATGTGGCACTTTCTTATGTTGATACAAGTAAAGACATCAAAGATATTTCAATTGATGGTGTTGAGCCAACAGAAGCAAATGTTGTAACTAATGACTACAAAGTTTGGTCTTACGAACATATGTACACCAATACTAAGAAAGAAACTGCAGCAGATAAAGCTTTCATTAAATATGTGGCAGAAAACAACAAAGATATCAAAAAATTGGGATACATTCCAATCAGTGACATGAAAGTTGAACGTGACGCTGACGGAAATATCACTAAAAAATAATACTGACAGTAAGTCAAGTTCAAAATAATTTATGTCTGTCAGTAAATTTAACAATTAATAAATTAGTTTATAACCATAGGATTCAAAGCAATAAAAATTTTCTTCTTCATAAATTAAAATTTAAAAGTTTGACTCCTTTTTTATAAAAATTTTATCAGTGAACATAAACAGGATGAACTGATGAGAGACTATCTTTAAATTTTTCTTCATAATTCTTTCCCTAAAAGACAGGAAATTGCTCACTCTTTTTCAGAGTTGGGCATTTTCCCGTATTATTTACAAAACATTTACATAAGAACGCTATCATCAACCGCTCATTGATAGGCCATTATGGTATAATTAAGCTATGAAGAAGAAAATTTTTATTGCTTTGATGGCCAGTGTGAGTTTGTTTGCATTGGCAGCTTGTGGTTCTGGAAATAAACAGGTCACAGCAGGTGGCTCAACTGCCTTGCAACCCATGGTTGAACATGCTTCTATGGCATATATGAAGCAAAATCCTGATGAAATTATTATGGTTCAAGGTGGTGGTTCTGGTGTCGGATTGGCTCAAGTTGCGGCTGGTTCTTTCCAGATTGGGAATTCTGATATTTTCGCTGAAGAAAAATCAGGAATAGCAGTTGATAAAATTATTGACCATAAAGTTGCTGTCATTGGTTTCGCACCAATTATCAACAAAAAGTTAAAAGTTTCAAATTTGACTCAACAAGAACTGATTGATATTTTCACTGGTAAAATTACCAACTGGAAAGAAGTAGGAGGTCAAGACCAAAAAATTACGGTCATTGGTCGTACTGCTGGTTCAGGAACGCGAGTAAATTTTGATAAATATGCTTTGAATGGTGCCACAGAAGTGAATGGTCCAACCCAAGATGCTTCAGGTTCTGTTGTTCAATTAGTTGGGCAAACGCCAGGGGCTATTTCATATGTTGCTTTCAGTTACACCAATAAACCCGGTGTAAAGGCGGTTAATGTTGATGGTGTTGCGCCAAATTATGACAATGTAAAAACTAATGCATGGAAAATTTGGTCATATGAGCATATGTACACCAACAAATCTCGTAAGAACACAATCGAAAATAAATTTATCGAATACGTTCAAAATGATAAGAAAACCCTAGAGCAGCTTGGTTATATCCGTGTTTCTGAAATGAAGGTTGACCGTGATGCTAAAGGAAATGTTGAAAAAATTAAATAATTACTGATGGAAATTAAACTTATCCTCCGTCAGTAAAAAAATTAGTCAAAATAAGTTTAATCAATAACTTCATTTGCATTAATCAGATAGATGCAAATTAACAAAAATAGTTAGGTCCCTATGGAAAATTCAAAAATCAAAGAAAAATTGCTTTCAAGCAATAAAAATTCAAGACTTGAAAAATTTGGTAAGAGTTTAACTTTCTTATGTATTGCCCTTATTGTCTTCGTTGTAGGTGCAATTCTTGTCTTTGTTGCTCAAAAAGGTCTGTCAACTTTCTATTCAGATGGT from Lactococcus lactis carries:
- the smpB gene encoding SsrA-binding protein SmpB, encoding MVKNTEDKPLAQNKKARHDYEIYETFEAGIVLTGTEIKSVRQAKIQLKDGFARVRNGEVWLSNVHIAPFEQGNIFNVEELRTRKLLLNKKEIAKIDKELSGTGITFIPLKVYLKNGFAKVLMGLARGKKDYDKRETLKRKEQNRDIARQIKAYNR
- a CDS encoding phosphate ABC transporter substrate-binding protein, with product MKKKIFIALMASVSLFALAACGSGNKQVTAGGSTALQPMVEHASMAYMKQNPDEIIMVQGGGSGVGLAQVAAGSFQIGNSDIFAEEKSGIAVDKIIDHKVAVIGFAPIINKKLKVSNLTQQELIDIFTGKITNWKEVGGQDQKITVIGRTAGSGTRVNFDKYALNGATEVNGPTQDASGSVVQLVGQTPGAISYVAFSYTNKPGVKAVNVDGVAPNYDNVKTNAWKIWSYEHMYTNKSRKNTIENKFIEYVQNDKKTLEQLGYIRVSEMKVDRDAKGNVEKIK
- a CDS encoding phosphate ABC transporter substrate-binding protein; the protein is MKKKILVGLITAGALLTLAACGSSNGSSSSSSSSSDKALSGKIIAGGSTALQPLAQQSSTEFMAKNTGVQVTVQGGGSGVGLTQVAAGSFQIGNSDIFAEEKSGIDASAITDHKVAVVGFAPIVNAKIDVKNLTSQQLQDVFTGKVTNWKDVGGSDQKITVIGRTEGSGTRVNFDKFALGGATEVKGPTQDASGSVVQMVGQTPGAISYVALSYVDTSKDIKDISIDGVEPTEANVVTNDYKVWSYEHMYTNTKKETAADKAFIKYVAENNKDIKKLGYIPISDMKVERDADGNITKK
- the alaS gene encoding alanine--tRNA ligase, translating into MKTMTSAEVRQMFLDFFKSKGHTVEPSQSLVPVNDPTLLWINSGVATLKKYFDGSVVPENPRLTNAQKAIRTNDIENVGKTARHHTMFEMLGNFSIGDYFRKEAIAFAWELLTSSEWFEFPAEKLYITYYPADMDTYNRWVEVGVDPTHLVPIEDNFWEIGAGPSGPDTEIFFDRGEVYDPEHVGLKLLAEDIENDRYIEIWNIVLSQFNADPSIPRSEYPELPQKNIDTGMGLERMVCIIQGGKTNFDTDLFLPIIREIEKLSGKTYSPDSENMSFKVIADHIRSLSFAIGDGALPGNEGRGYVLRRLLRRAVMHGKKLGIQGKFLASLVPTVGKIMQSYYPEVLEKEDFIMQIIDREEETFNRTIDAGQKLIDELLVNLKSEGKDRLEGADIFRLYDTYGFPVELTEELAEDEGFKIDHEGFKVAMKAQQERARAAVVKGGSMGAQNETLSSIEVESEFLYEDKTTQGKLLVAIQDDEIVDEVSGKAQLVFDVTPFYAEMGGQVADHGVIKDAEGQVVANVLDVQHAPHGQNLHSVETLSPLKVGESYTLEIDKERRAAVVKNHTATHLLHAALHNIVGNHALQAGSLNEVEFLRFDFTHFAQVTKEELAEIERQVNEVIWQSLKVETVETDIATAKEMGAMALFGEKYGKNVRVVKIGDYSIELCGGTHTQTTSEIGLFKIVKEEGIGSGVRRIIAVTGQKAYEAFKDAENTLNEVATMVKAPQTSQVLAKVTSLQDELKTAQKENDALAGKLAASQSDEIFKNVQTAGSLNFIASEVTVPDANGLRNLADIWKQKELSDVLVLVAKIGEKVSLLVASKSSDVKAGNLVKELAPFVDGRGGGKPDMAMAGGSKAAGIPELLAAVAEKLA
- a CDS encoding SGNH/GDSL hydrolase family protein; this translates as MKITIFGDSITNGFGMDEGGSSNIIARLIEKNEPKLKVVLHGINGDDTYGGLLRLKYVLEEEADLNFIFFGANDASPYHLIRPAEFRENLLKMISQLGVERTVLITPPFYNDDEPTHYSKLSEVELFREVILNLGKEKSLKVIDIFQIMKRSENPKNLLRADGLHFTSRAYELLVREILSVIKNP